The Euphorbia lathyris chromosome 2, ddEupLath1.1, whole genome shotgun sequence genome includes a window with the following:
- the LOC136217855 gene encoding cytochrome b5: MPTLTKLYTLQEASQHNTKHDCWIVIDGKVYDVGSYLDEHPGGDDVILETAGKDATDGFEDAGHSKDARELLETMCIGEVDTSAPSVIPELEIFSKKEDYGLKLKNLTKQYWAVPVGIVGISVVAGFLLLRKK, from the exons ATGCCTACCCTCACTAAGCTTTATACTCTGCAAGAAGCCTCTCAACACAATACCAAGCACGATTGCTGGATCGTCATTGATGGCAAG GTATATGATGTGGGTTCATATTTGGATGAGCACCCGGGTGGGGATGACGTTATCCTTGAAACAGCTg GGAAAGACGCAACAGATGGTTTCGAAGACGCTGGTCACAGCAAAGATGCAAGGGAACTATTGGAAACCATGTGCATCGGCGAGGTTGATACATCTGCTCCATCAGTTATCCCAGAACTTGAAATTTTCTCCAAGAAAGAAGATTATGGTTTGAAGCTTAAAAacttgacaaaacaatattggGCAGTTCCTGTAGGTATTGTTGGTATCTCTGTTGTTGCTGGATTTTTGTTGTTGAGGAAGAAGtaa
- the LOC136220533 gene encoding cytochrome P450 85A-like, with amino-acid sequence MEIFIMYVGVLLIGLYILLMKWNEIWYGRRKGLPAGTMGWPLFGETANFFRYGPDFMQNHKARYGNLFKSHFLGSPTIISMDPETNRYILMNEGKGLVPGYPQSALDILGKNNIAAVHGSTHKYVRGSLISLVGPPAIREVLLPKLDGSLRSFLSNWDDFKTVDIQHKTIEMFFFVSFNLVFEGESRSVFELFKSEFDKIFVGALSLPINIPGTNYYSGSQGRKKVIKMVREMMKERRASSIRKKDFLGELLESKETKYQLNDEEIIDQIITILHSGFETVSTTTMMAIKYLHDHPKALQRIREEHFAIRERKNPGEEAIDWNDYKSMTFTHAVIHETSRLATVVNGLLRKTTQDIKLNGYTIPKGWKIYLYLRDINYDSLLYPDPLVFNPWRWLDNNMENRNYCFLFGGGSRLCPGKELGIAIISTFLHYFVTQYRWEEVGGDKILKFPRVEAPNGLHIRVSKY; translated from the exons ATGGAAATTTTTATAATGTATGTTGGGGTATTATTAATAGGATTATATATATTGTTGATGAAATGGAATGAGATATGGTATGGAAGAAGAAAAGGATTACCAGCAGGGACTATGGGTTGGCCTCTTTTTGGAGAGACTGCTAATTTCTTTAGATATGGACCTGATTTCATGCAAAATCATAAAGCTAG ATATGGAAATTTATTCAAGTCTCACTTTCTTGGATCTCCTACAATAATATCAATGGATCCGGAGACTAATAGATACATTCTAATGAACGAAGGAAAAGGATTGGTTCCCGGCTACCCACAATCCGCACTTGATATACTAG GCAAAAACAATATTGCTGCTGTACATGGTTCAACCCACAAATACGTTAGAGGTTCATTGATATCTCTTGTTGGTCCTCCTGCCATTAGAGAAGTACTTTTGCCTAAACTCGACGGGTCACTCAGATCCTTTCTTTCCAATTGGGATGACTTTAAAACCGTCGATATTCAACACAAAACTATAGAG ATGTTCTTCTTTGTATCCTTCAATCTAGTATTTGAAGGAGAAAGCCGTTCGGTGTTTGAGCTCTTCAAATCGGAGTTTGATAAGATATTCGTAGGGGCACTTTCACTGCCTATCAACATTCCAGGAACAAATTATTATTCTGGATCCCAG GGAAGAAAGAAAGTGATAAAAATGGTGAGAGAAATGATGAAGGAGAGAAGAGCTTCTTCAATAAGGAAGAAGGATTTTCTTGGTGAGCTTCTAGAAAGTAAAGAAACAAAATACCAACTGAATGATGAAGAAATAATAGATCAAATAATTACTATTCTACATTCTGGTTTTGAAACTGTCTCGACTACTACAATGATGGCTATCAAATATCTCCACGACCATCCTAAAGCTCTTCAACGAATTAGA GAAGAACATTTCGCAATTCGAGAGAGGAAAAATCCAGGGGAGGAGGCAATTGACTGGAACGATTACAAGTCCATGACTTTTACTCATGCT GTGATTCATGAAACATCAAGACTGGCCACAGTTGTAAATGGATTATTGAGAAAAACAACACAAGATATAAAATTGAACG GTTACACAATTCCAAAAGGATGGAAAATATACCTTTATTTGAGGGACATCAACTATGATTCCTTGCTATATCCGGATCCATTAGTCTTCAATCCATGGAGATGGCTG GACAACAACATGGAGAATAGAAACTATTGTTTCCTATTTGGAGGAGGAAGTAGGTTATGCCCCGGAAAAGAATTGGGCATTGCAATAATTTCTACGTTTCTTCATTATTTTGTTACACAATATAG GTGGGAAGAAGTTGGAGGTGATAAGATTTTGAAATTCCCAAGAGTTGAGGCACCAAATGGACTGCATATAAGAGTTTCCAAATATTAA